In Phragmites australis chromosome 17, lpPhrAust1.1, whole genome shotgun sequence, the following are encoded in one genomic region:
- the LOC133896592 gene encoding uncharacterized protein LOC133896592 produces the protein MAEQEDGSRRRRGEAQVVALECVAGSSKAEEWGGGGGVVQEGDVVEAVRVGHGSGAGGGVAALELEAPFKGGRAGLHKALHRAFKRGDTSVEVRVRGGRELQACIVPHHAGTGGGGGGSGRKQYLLRSLHDPNYVLGFVDRLESECLVWQGTRSTRVESALSKAQLQDGYVAYPWEKKMRDTLRMPNSCCYLSMLILPKALDCNACRYESFEDTLARACAWLYSSRASGIPVDFMNVQSEALLTKISGETASATVNSGSLSDLSNITNATMYGFEDYHGVDIGVVKAARLWYSSIAGELLLEIPLEEGDTRLGFAISRTEEGFIFVSSVVDDDKESEAPSTRSGLRDLFNRAKDASKLLVISRVSNEKVLPWMISNSGTVRCFDTISLSQKLSLHRLAVRPIQLHLLAWEKPTGPAERIFRSPTLPPPSVPPQLHQNLVESIEPRVDVEEDHVGDLSFRLDDLSFESSWV, from the exons ATGGCGGAGCAGGAGGACgggagtaggaggaggaggggggaggCGCAGGTGGTGGCGCTGGAGTGCGTGGCGGGGAGCTCCAAGGCGGAGGAGTggggcggcggagggggagTCGTGCAGGAGGGGGACGTGGTGGAGGCCGTCCGCGTGGGGCACGGCTCCGGGGCCGGGGGCGGCGTGGCCGCGCTAGAGCTCGAGGCGCCGTTCAAGGGCGGGCGCGCCGGGCTGCACAAGGCGCTGCACAGGGCGTTCAAGCGCGGGGATACGTCCGTCGAGGTGCGCGTGCGGGGCGGCAGGGAGCTGCAGGCCTGCATCGTGCCGCACCACGCCGGCACcggcgggggcggcggtggGAGCGGGAGGAAGCAGTACTTGCTGCGGTCGCTGCACGATCCCAACTACGTGCTCGGCTTCGTCGACCGCCTCGAGAGTGAGTGCCTCGTCTGGCAAG GCACGAGGAGCACAAGAGTTGAATCAGCATTGAGCAAGGCACAACTCCAGGATGGGTACGTCGCGTACCcatgggagaagaagatgcgCGACACGCTGCGCATGCCCAACTCCTGCTGCTACCTCTCGATGCTCATCCTTCCCAAGGCTCTGGACTGCAACGCTTGTCGCTACGAGTCCTTTGAGGATACCCTGGCGCGTGCCTGTGCATGGCTCTACTCTTCGCGGGCCTCGGGCATCCCTGTTGATTTCATGAATGTGCAGAGTGAAGCTCTTCTCACCAAG ATATCTGGAGAGACAGCATCTGCTACTGTCAATTCAGGTTCATTATCCGATTTGTCGAACATCACTAATGCGACGATGTATGGTTTTGAGGATTACCATGGAGTGGACATTGGTGTGGTCAAAGCTGCCCGGCTTTGGTACAGCTCCATAGCAGGAGAATTGCTGCTGGAGATCCCACTTGAAGAAGGTGACACGAGGCTTGGCTTTGCCATCAGCCGAACTGAAGAG GGTTTCATCTTCGTATCTTCGGTGGTCGACGACGACAAGGAAAGCGAGGCACCATCAACGCGTTCAGGGCTCCGTGATCTATTCAACAGGGCCAAAGATGCATCAAAGTTGCTGGTCATCTCAAGGGTGTCCAATGAGAAGGTCCTCCCTTGGATGATCTCCAATTCAGGAACGGTCCGTTGCTTCGACACCATCTCCCTCAGCCAAAAGCTCTCCTTGCACCGCCTTGCAGTGCGCCCCATCCAGCTACATCTGCTTGCCTGGGAGAAGCCTACCGGTCCAGCAGAGAGGATATTCCGGTCTCCGACACTGCCCCCGCCTTCAGTGCCCCCTCAACTACACCAAAACCTTGTGGAGAGCATTGAACCTAGAGTAGACGTTGAAGAGGACCATGTGGGGGATCTGTCGTTCCGGCTCGATGATCTCTCATTTGAGAGCAGCTGGGTGTGA